One window from the genome of Bacillus rossius redtenbacheri isolate Brsri chromosome 17, Brsri_v3, whole genome shotgun sequence encodes:
- the LOC134540800 gene encoding cytochrome P450 4c3-like — protein sequence MLFQVSVLCFFLALVIQFVKFRTSRYYQLLKKIPGDKGVPLLGNLLEAFTNVNRLVERGIELQQTYGSTFAVWGGTISGVFLCDPRDIEIALNKSSALAKPRPYKELELYLGYSLITADPTDWKRFHKIITPAFGLPTLKSFIPVFNEKSKILVEVLKRHEDGQPFEMLDYMMMCTLDIVTETSLGSNMNVLKNKRMDIVKSLQAAEDVIYYVLFRPWYWTPALIKSTSTYKKMVNGVKGMWDYAYYIIKQKLADCSRESNSCRAVKTVGEISDESLDVEKKRLGFLDHVICGLNDGSTLLNQVEIKDNTITVIVGGMGTGSLVMSAALMLLGLHRDVQEKVVKELEQIFGDDIDRTVTYEDLKQMVYLEQVINETMRLYPPAPLTGREVTEEIKLTKYTLPAGTYIAIPVLLIHRNPEYFPDPNRFYPDRFSPENSANRHPFSFIPFLGGRRMCIGKKYAYMQMKIILSTVLRSYEVLPCGSREEMEQLQFKMTLHMVNGNNVKIVPRKR from the coding sequence ATGTTGTTCCAGGTCTCGGTGCTGTGCTTTTTCCTCGCGCTTGTCATACAGTTCGTGAAGTTCCGCACGAGTCGCTACTACCAGCTGCTGAAGAAGATACCAGGAGATAAAGGAGTCCCGCTGCTGGGAAACCTCTTGGAAGCTTTCACGAATGTCAACAGACTGGTGGAACGCGGAATAGAGTTGCAGCAAACATACGGCTCTACGTTCGCCGTGTGGGGAGGAACAATTTCGGGTGTGTTTCTGTGCGATCCTCGAGACATCGAGATAGCACTGAATAAGAGCTCCGCCCTCGCAAAGCCGCGGCCGTACAAGGAGCTCGAACTGTACCTCGGGTATAGCTTGATAACCGCTGATCCAACGGACTGGAAGAGGTTCCACAAGATCATAACTCCTGCTTTCGGCCTTCCCACCTTAAAGAGCTTCATACCGGTCTTCAACGAGAAGAGCAAAATACTAGTGGAAGTGCTCAAAAGACACGAAGATGGCCAGCCATTCGAGATGCTCGACTACATGATGATGTGCACTTTGGACATTGTTACAGAGACTAGTTTAGGATCCAACATGAACGTGTTAAAGAATAAACGGATGGACATAGTGAAAAGTTTACAAGCCGCAGAAGACGTGATATACTACGTTCTATTTCGGCCTTGGTATTGGACACCTGCCCTGATAAAATCGACATCCACCTACAAGAAAATGGTGAACGGTGTTAAAGGTATGTGGGACTACGCCTACTACATAATCAAGCAGAAACTTGCAGACTGCTCGCGGGAAAGTAACTCCTGTCGGGCGGTGAAAACCGTCGGGGAGATATCTGACGAATCACTGGACGTGGAGAAGAAACGCCTCGGGTTCTTGGATCACGTGATTTGTGGCCTAAACGATGGTTCAACTTTGCTGAATCAAGTCGAGATCAAGGACAACACCATCACAGTTATCGTGGGTGGAATGGGCACAGGAAGTTTAGTCATGTCGGCTGCACTCATGCTGTTGGGTTTACACCGGGACGTTCAGGAAAAGGTCGTGAAGGAGTTGGAGCAAATATTCGGCGACGACATCGACAGGACGGTGACATACGAAGATCTCAAGCAGATGGTGTACCTCGAGCAAGTCATCAACGAGACCATGAGGCTTTACCCACCTGCACCTCTTACTGGCCGGGAAGTCACCGAGGAGATTAAACTTACCAAGTATACTCTACCAGCTGGGACTTACATCGCCATACCTGTCCTGCTGATTCATCGCAACCCCGAATACTTTCCTGATCCCAACAGATTCTACCCGGACCGCTTCAGTCCTGAGAATAGTGCCAACAGACATCCGTTTAGCTTCATTCCGTTCCTGGGAGGTCGCAGGATGTGCATAGGGAAGAAATACGCTTACATGCAGATGAAGATCATCCTGTCCACCGTGCTCCGAAGCTACGAAGTCCTCCCTTGTGGATCCAGAGAAGAAATGGAACAACTGCAGTTTAAGATGACTCTTCACATGGTAAATGGTAACAATGTAAAGATTGTTCCCAGAAAACGGTAA
- the LOC134540735 gene encoding cytochrome P450 4C1-like, whose amino-acid sequence MFPQVAALCSLLALVLAIVIFFTSRRFQLLKKIPGPKGLPVLGIVTDVVKNTSRILDFVRDLQQKHGPTFKAWLGPFPVVFLTDPRDLQIVLNKSACLSKPRPYKVVELYFGYSLTTADPTDWKRFHRIITPAFGLPTLKSFIPVFNEKSRKLVDVLREHEDGQPFDILEHMTLCTLDIVIETSLGSNMNMLKNKRMDLMESLQVAEDVMYHATLRPWCWIPALMKSTSNYKKMVNGVKDMSEYADYVITQKLADGSREINSCRTMKKVGEISDESLDVEKKRLGFLDHVISGLNDGSTLLKQVEIKDNTINVIVAGMGTGSLVMSAALMLLGLHRDVQEKVVKELEQIFGENIDRAVTYEDLKQMVYLEQVINETMRLYPPVPLTARGVTEDLTLTKYTLPAGAYIAIPISLIHRNPEYFPDPDRFDPDRFSPENRAKRHPFSFIPFLGGQRMCIGKKYVCMQMITILSNVLRSYEVLPCGSREEMEQLQFKMSLHMVNGYSVKLVPRKK is encoded by the coding sequence ATGTTTCCACAGGTTGCAGCACTGTGCTCGTTGCTGGCGCTAGTGTTGGCAATCGTGATATTCTTCACGAGTCGCCGCTTCCAACTGCTGAAGAAGATACCAGGACCGAAGGGACTTCCAGTATTGGGGATCGTCACAGACGTCGTGAAGAACACCAGTCGCATCTTAGACTTCGTGAGGGACTTGCAGCAGAAGCATGGACCGACGTTCAAGGCGTGGTTAGGACCATTTCCTGTGGTGTTCCTCACCGACCCTCGGGACCTCCAGATAGTGTTGAACAAGAGCGCCTGCCTCTCCAAGCCTCGGCCGTACAAGGTCGTCGAACTGTACTTCGGGTACAGCTTGACAACCGCTGACCCCACGGACTGGAAGAGGTTCCACAGGATCATAACCCCGGCTTTCGGCCTCCCCACCCTGAAGAGCTTCATACCGGTCTTCAACGAGAAGAGCAGAAAGCTAGTGGACGTGCTGAGAGAACACGAAGACGGCCAACCTTTCGACATACTCGAACACATGACGTTGTGCACTCTGGACATCGTCATCGAGACCAGCTTGGGATCCAACATGAACATGCTGAAGAACAAACGGATGGACCTTATGGAAAGTTTGCAAGTCGCAGAAGACGTGATGTACCACGCCACTCTCCGGCCGTGGTGCTGGATACCTGCGCTGATGAAGTCGACTTCCAACTACAAGAAGATGGTGAACGGTGTTAAAGACATGTCGGAGTACGCCGACTACGTGATCACGCAGAAACTGGCAGACGGCTCGCGGGAAATCAACTCCTGTCGGACGATGAAAAAAGTCGGGGAGATATCTGACGAATCTCTTGACGTGGAGAAGAAACGCCTCGGGTTCTTGGACCACGTGATTTCCGGCCTTAACGACGGCTCGACTTTGCTGAAGCAAGTCGAGATCAAGGACAACACCATCAACGTTATTGTGGCCGGAATGGGAACAGGGAGTTTAGTCATGTCGGCTGCTCTCATGCTCTTGGGTTTACACCGGGACGTTCAGGAAAAGGTCGTGAAGGAGTTGGAGCAGATATTCGGTGAAAACATCGACAGGGCGGTGACATACGAAGACCTCAAGCAGATGGTGTACCTCGAGCAAGTCATCAACGAGACCATGAGGCTTTACCCACCCGTACCTCTTACTGCCAGGGGAGTCACCGAGGATCTTACACTCACCAAGTATACTTTGCCCGCTGGGGCATACATCGCCATACCCATCTCGCTGATTCATCGCAACCCCGAATACTTCCCTGATCCGGATAGATTCGACCCGGACCGCTTCAGTCCAGAGAACCGTGCCAAGAGACATCCGTTTAGCTTCATTCCTTTCCTGGGAGGTCAAAGGATGTGCATAGGGAAGAAATACGTCTGCATGCAGATGATTACTATCCTGTCTAATGTTCTCCGCAGCTACGAAGTCCTCCCTTGTGGATCCAGAGAAGAAATGGAACAACTGCAGTTTAAGATGAGTCTTCACATGGTTAATGGTTATAGCGTTAAGCTTGTTCCAAGAAAGAAGTGA